From the genome of Thermoplasmata archaeon:
CGAAACTCGCGGTCCAGCTCGACCTCGAGCGACGCCGGCTCGAGGCGCTCGTGGCCGCGCTTGCGGACGGCCTGGTCGTCGTAGACCGCGACCTCCGCGTCCTGTACCTGGACGGCGGCGCAGAGGCGCTCCTCGGTTGGCAATCGTCCGAGGTCCGCGGTCGTCGGATGCACGATGTCTTCGACATCTCCGAGGCCGAGGCGAGCGTCGCCTGGACGAGGGAGAAGAGCCGTCCCGCCCTGGCGCCGAAGGATCTCCGGCTCCGGGCTCATGATGGCGTCACGGTCCAATGCAACGCGCAGGCGATCGCGGTGCGCGGGGACGACGGCGAGTTGATCCAGATCCTGTTCGCGCTCCGCAAGAAGGCAGGGACGAAGGGCTATTCGGAACGGATGATGGACTCGATCGATCAGCTCGGGCCGCTTCAGGCCGCGGACCCGCCCGAATAGAGCAGCAGGCGGATCTCCGCCGTCGTGAAGCGGCTGTTCGCCCGCAACGTCGCCTCGTCGCCTTCGCGGATCGCCCGGAGGAAGAGCGGGCATCCTTTCGTCAGGAGGAAGACCCGCCGCAACGCTTCGTCCTCGATTGCTGGATTCCCGAGGATCGCGCGGCAGTCCTCGGGATCGAGGCCGCGGAGGTGGCGCTCCACCACCGTCCCTCGGTCGACGTCCTTCTTCGCATAGAATCGGCAGTACGCGGGCGTCGATTCTTGAGCGAGCAGGAGCACCTTCGCCTTCGTCCCGGCCGCCCCGTTCAGGAAGCCGACGAACGCCTCAACGATCGGCTCCGCCACGTCGCCGTACCCGTCGACGATGAGGAGCTTCGTCCCGCCAGCGAAGGGGCGGCCGAGGGCCCGTGCGACGTCCCCCGGATCGTCCGGCGCTTCCACCGGCGTCCCCGTGGCCGACGAGAGGGACTCCGCGAAATCCTCCAGCCGCGCGCCGTCCTCGATGACGACCCACACGGATTTCGGCACGGCCTCGCCGAACGCCCATCCGAGCGCCGTCTTTCCCATCCCCCGGGAGCCGTAGACGACCGCCACGGGCGCGCTCCCGGTGAGCCAGCGGCGGAGGGCCGCGAGATCCTCGTCCCGGCCGAGGAGCGACGGTCGCTCCAGCTCCGTCACGCTCGGGGTCAGGCGGCCCCGTGCGTCGATGGTGCCGAGGGCAGCGAGCGGCGTCAGGCCGAACGCCTTCCGCGCGTCGCCGAGCGTCGTCGCACGGCCGTCGACCTCGACGCTCGTGCCGTCGACATCCGTCAGGAGTTGCCGCGCGCGGCGCACGCCCGCTTCCGTGAGCGCGTACACCCGGATCTTGCGCGTCTGCCCGCGGAGTCGCGTCTCTCGCGAGTCGATCAGCCCTTCGTCGTGCAGGGACCGGAGCGTCCGCGGGACGTGGCTCCGCAGGACGCGGGCGCCCTCGGCGATGCCCGCCTGGGTCGCGTGCCGTCCGGGCTCGGGGACGTTCCAGAATCCATGGAGGTGGAGGAGGACGCGTTCCGCCGCGGTGAGCTCCACGGCGTTCCGATGCGGTCCCGTTTACTTAAGTGTGCGGCCCCTGAAAATCACGCTTTCGATGGATGGTAACGAGCGCGAACACTTTATATAGCGTCGGCTCGGCTGTGCGATGTAATCTCCCCGCCCACCGGGAGGCCACGCCTTGAAAACGGTCCTTCGTGACGACAAGTCCGGGGTCTCCGAAGTGATGGGCACGATCCTCATCCTCGCGATGACGGTCGTCCTGTTTTCCGTGATCATCATTTGGGTCTCGAGCATCCCGACCCCCGCCGCGCAGACCCGCCTCGACGTCCGGTCCGAGGAGGCGCCGCTGTACAACCTCGGGATCGAGATTGGCGTGAACATCACCCTCACGCACCAGGGCGGCGAGGCGCTCCAGCCCCTCCCGACGCTCATCTACGTCACGTCGCAGCGCGGCGCGAATCCCCTGAAGACGGACATCATCCGCTTGCACCTCTACAACAAACTCCTCGGGAGTCCGAACGGCCTCGTCGACGGGAAGGACAGCGTGTGGAACGTGGGCGAGCGGTGGGCGTACAAGAACACCACGCTCCGGTCCACGGACCTCGTCACCGTCACGATCGTCGACACCCAGAAAAGCGCCATCCTGTGGACGTCGCAAGTCAGCGCCTCCGTCGGCACGCGCCCGCCCGTGTTCGTGGAGAAGTGGGCGGACGGCCTCTACTCGACCGACGCGATCGACCCCGTCCAATCGGGACTCGGCTTCTACCTGTTCGCGAAGGTCGCGGATCCGGACAACGACTTGAACACCAAGTCGGTGTACGCGACGATTACCGCGTGGTACGGCACGCCCGACCCCTGTTCCAGGCCGCAGGCGATGCGGGACGACGGCCTCTTCCCGGACAAGGTCTCGGGCGACGGCGTCTTCACCCTCGGCGGCATCTCGTGCATGAAGCCTCCGTATCCGAGCCTCGACTGGGCCGGTACGATCATCCTGTTCAACGCGACGGACAAGGCCGGACACGCGACGCAATCCCGCTTCGTCCTCGGCGTCACGGCGGGCCCGCCGGGGAGCGGCGGAGGAGGCGGCATCAACGGCACGGGCCGTCCCGCGAATCTCCGCTGGAACGGCCGGCAAGGCTACAACATCTTCAACTCGTCGGAGTGGGACCGGTTCAAGTACACGGCGAAGGAGACCCGGACGTTCCGGGGCGCCGAGGAAGTCATCGTCGTGGTCGGCAGCCTGGACCTCGAGAACACCTTCGATACGGACAGGTTCACCCTCTACGACCCGTACAGCGGATTCCCCTCGCAGCCCGTCGTCTACGGGACGAACAAGGGCGTGACCTCCGCGAGCACGCCGTCGTCGGCGCAGGGATTCACGTTCCTCGAATTCATCAACGGGTACTACATCTACACGTTCCGGTTCAAACTGAACGCGCCGAGCGACCCGCTCGTCGGCACGAACTACTACAAGGTCCCGGCCCACCCGCCCCAGTACTTCTTCGCGAAGTACACGCTCGACATCCTCCTGTTCTCGTCGAGCGCGGTCCGCTTCAACACGACGGACTCGATCCAGATCACGGACGAGGACGGATACCTGCGTGACTTCCCGCAGGTCGAGACCTTCAAGGACGTGGGATTCACGAAGCCCGCGACGCGGTTCAATTCGACGGACGTCGCGTACGTCCAGATGAAGATGTTCACCACGGATGCGACGATCACGAATGTGGTCTTCGGGAACGTCATCATCAAGGACTACGCCGGGGGCGTGCAGCTGATGCGCGCGCCCGTGAGCGGCCACGACACGAACATCCCGATTTGCCCGGTGAGTCCGCCGTGCTCCGGCACCGCCGTGACGATCAACGGGGTCCAGCGGGTCTACCGGTTCGCGATCAACTTCACCCGCGCGAGTCAGGATCCGTGGATCGAAGGCACCCAGAACTACGCCCTCACGATCTCGAGCATCCGCGACACGGACGAATCGTACGCGAACGTCGCGACCCAGCTCGTCGTCGTCGCGCCGTTGTACAAGCTCGACGTGGTCTCGGGCACGGATCCGGCGACGAACAACGCATGGGGGACGAAGGACTACTCGTACTACTACGAGAACCTGAACGGCCTGGACCGGTGGCGCGTCGACCGGATCGAGTACTGCGGCCTCTCCGGCACCTGCAAGTCGTCGTATCACACGATCTCGATCGTCTACATCGACTTCGACCGCGACGGGGACCTGGACACCGTGAGCAGCATCTTCGTCGACAATGGCAACGGACAAGTCGTCCTGCACCGCCGGGACCTGGATTCCCAGGGCAACGTCGTCTTCACCCGCTTCGTCCTGGAGAACCTCGCCAGCATCTTCTGCAACGCGCTCGCCGTCGGCGACCTGACGGGAGACGGCGCTCCGGAGGTCGTCTGCGGCGCCTCGAACGGGGCCGTGTGGTACTACAAGAACGACGGCAGCTGGCAAGGCGGGGCGGCGACGAAGATCGCCGTCGACAACTCCCGTACCCAATCGATCTCTTCCGTCGCGATCGGCGACTTCAACGGCGATGGGGGGAACGACATCGCGGTCGCCGGCGCGTCCGGTCGGCTCACGTGGTACCCGAACTTGGACAAGCTCGGGAAGTTCCAGAACGCCGGGATCACGGACGACTGGTTCGCGGAGGGCGAGGTGGCGAAGAAAGGGAACGTCACCTCGGGGAGTTACCTGAACACGTTCGTCTCGGACGACAGCTATGAACAGGTGCGCGAGTACACGTTCACGGAACCGGTCCAGTCGGGCGCCACGACGAACGGGGCGTTCACGTCCGACCTGAGCGGTTGGACGTACGCCGACTGGCAAGACCCGGGCACCTACGCGAGCGGCACGTGGGCCTCGAGCGGCGGGAACCCCGGTGGATACGCGTCCATCTCGACGAACTGGGTGAACAACCAAGTCGTCTCCGGGTACTTCTACCAGCCCTTCACGGCGACCGGCTCGCCGCCCTTCACGGCCCAGGTCAGCCTCGACTGGAAGGTCGTCGCCTTCGGAGCGACGGGCGGCGGTAAGGTCGACCTCTATGCGTTCGTCGACCCGACGAGCGGCGCGCCTACCTTCGGCCAGCAGGTCTGGTCCTCGACCGACCAGACGGGCACGACGAACTGGGCGACGGTCAGCGCGATCGACGTGAGCGCGAAAGTCCCCGCTCCCGGGACGTATTACCTGAAGATCGCGGTGCGCACGCAGAATGCCGGCAGCGGCACCACGACGACGGGCGGCTTCGACAACGTCGCGCTGTCGTGGTCCTCCACGGGCGGCCTGACGAGCGAGCTCGAGCAGTACTGGCGCATCACGCAAGTTCCGAACCGACCCGGGACCACGTTCACGCTCAACTTCGAGGGACGGCACAGCACGAACTCGGAAGGCGACAACTTCGCCGTCGCGTTCGCGAGCAACGTCGTGGGCAACGATCCGACCACCGGGACGTACGCGTCGGTGTTCTGGGTCAATGCGACCTCGGACCAGACGTACTCGTTCATCCTCCCGTCGTCGGTCGCCGGCAAACAGGTGTGGATTCGGGTCCTGGACATGGACCACACGGTCGGGAACACGAACCTCGACACGCTCTACGCCGATCAGATCTACGTCCGCGCGTCGACGCCGTCCGGGACGACGGGCGTCAGCCTCTCGAACCCGGGCGATGCCGGCACCGTGAACGCGATCGATGCGGATGACCGGAACGGCGACGGATTCGGCGATCTCATGATCGGGACGGCGAACAACAACGTGTTCAAGTACCTCGGCGGATCCGGCGGACTCCAGACACCGTCGGGCGCGTTCTATACCGCGCCGTCCCCGATCGTCGGCCTAAAGATGGGGAACTTCTCGACGACGCAGGCGGGCCTCGAAGTGGCGATCGCCTTCGGGACGACGGTCCGGATCCTCACCGGGTTCGGGACGACGGGTGGCGTGATCATCAGCGCGCTCCCCGCGTACACGCCCGCGAATGCGATCACCGCGCTTGGGGTCGGGGACGTGAACGGGGACGGACCGGACGACGTCGTCGTGGGCACATCGACCGACGTCTGGTACTGGTCGAACACGAACAACGGGGTCGGTTGGACGGCCCCGGTCAACATCGCATCGCTCGGTGCGAACGTCTACTCGATCGATCTCGGCGACGCGAGCAAGTCGCAGTACGTCGGCCGCTAGCCACCCAGCGCGGCCAGCACGCCGCGGACCCGTTC
Proteins encoded in this window:
- a CDS encoding PAS domain-containing protein, whose protein sequence is KLAVQLDLERRRLEALVAALADGLVVVDRDLRVLYLDGGAEALLGWQSSEVRGRRMHDVFDISEAEASVAWTREKSRPALAPKDLRLRAHDGVTVQCNAQAIAVRGDDGELIQILFALRKKAGTKGYSERMMDSIDQLGPLQAADPPE
- a CDS encoding ATP-binding protein, with the protein product MELTAAERVLLHLHGFWNVPEPGRHATQAGIAEGARVLRSHVPRTLRSLHDEGLIDSRETRLRGQTRKIRVYALTEAGVRRARQLLTDVDGTSVEVDGRATTLGDARKAFGLTPLAALGTIDARGRLTPSVTELERPSLLGRDEDLAALRRWLTGSAPVAVVYGSRGMGKTALGWAFGEAVPKSVWVVIEDGARLEDFAESLSSATGTPVEAPDDPGDVARALGRPFAGGTKLLIVDGYGDVAEPIVEAFVGFLNGAAGTKAKVLLLAQESTPAYCRFYAKKDVDRGTVVERHLRGLDPEDCRAILGNPAIEDEALRRVFLLTKGCPLFLRAIREGDEATLRANSRFTTAEIRLLLYSGGSAA
- a CDS encoding FG-GAP-like repeat-containing protein is translated as MKTVLRDDKSGVSEVMGTILILAMTVVLFSVIIIWVSSIPTPAAQTRLDVRSEEAPLYNLGIEIGVNITLTHQGGEALQPLPTLIYVTSQRGANPLKTDIIRLHLYNKLLGSPNGLVDGKDSVWNVGERWAYKNTTLRSTDLVTVTIVDTQKSAILWTSQVSASVGTRPPVFVEKWADGLYSTDAIDPVQSGLGFYLFAKVADPDNDLNTKSVYATITAWYGTPDPCSRPQAMRDDGLFPDKVSGDGVFTLGGISCMKPPYPSLDWAGTIILFNATDKAGHATQSRFVLGVTAGPPGSGGGGGINGTGRPANLRWNGRQGYNIFNSSEWDRFKYTAKETRTFRGAEEVIVVVGSLDLENTFDTDRFTLYDPYSGFPSQPVVYGTNKGVTSASTPSSAQGFTFLEFINGYYIYTFRFKLNAPSDPLVGTNYYKVPAHPPQYFFAKYTLDILLFSSSAVRFNTTDSIQITDEDGYLRDFPQVETFKDVGFTKPATRFNSTDVAYVQMKMFTTDATITNVVFGNVIIKDYAGGVQLMRAPVSGHDTNIPICPVSPPCSGTAVTINGVQRVYRFAINFTRASQDPWIEGTQNYALTISSIRDTDESYANVATQLVVVAPLYKLDVVSGTDPATNNAWGTKDYSYYYENLNGLDRWRVDRIEYCGLSGTCKSSYHTISIVYIDFDRDGDLDTVSSIFVDNGNGQVVLHRRDLDSQGNVVFTRFVLENLASIFCNALAVGDLTGDGAPEVVCGASNGAVWYYKNDGSWQGGAATKIAVDNSRTQSISSVAIGDFNGDGGNDIAVAGASGRLTWYPNLDKLGKFQNAGITDDWFAEGEVAKKGNVTSGSYLNTFVSDDSYEQVREYTFTEPVQSGATTNGAFTSDLSGWTYADWQDPGTYASGTWASSGGNPGGYASISTNWVNNQVVSGYFYQPFTATGSPPFTAQVSLDWKVVAFGATGGGKVDLYAFVDPTSGAPTFGQQVWSSTDQTGTTNWATVSAIDVSAKVPAPGTYYLKIAVRTQNAGSGTTTTGGFDNVALSWSSTGGLTSELEQYWRITQVPNRPGTTFTLNFEGRHSTNSEGDNFAVAFASNVVGNDPTTGTYASVFWVNATSDQTYSFILPSSVAGKQVWIRVLDMDHTVGNTNLDTLYADQIYVRASTPSGTTGVSLSNPGDAGTVNAIDADDRNGDGFGDLMIGTANNNVFKYLGGSGGLQTPSGAFYTAPSPIVGLKMGNFSTTQAGLEVAIAFGTTVRILTGFGTTGGVIISALPAYTPANAITALGVGDVNGDGPDDVVVGTSTDVWYWSNTNNGVGWTAPVNIASLGANVYSIDLGDASKSQYVGR